A genomic region of uncultured Roseibium sp. contains the following coding sequences:
- a CDS encoding Ldh family oxidoreductase gives MTETRTLSLAEIEDLSFRALVAAGTAEKGARALALATAATEADGVASHGLAYIPIYCEHVRCGKVDGKAEPVLARPRPGVVAVDAATGFAHAAIDLGFDTLVPAAREQGIAVLTIRNSYNCGVLGYHTFRLAQEGLVGLGFTNAPASIAPSGGAKPVVGTNPFSVAVPGADGQPALLIDQSASTIAKSEVMKHAREGKPIPIGWALDSEGNPTTDPNVGLKGSMAPSGGYKGVGIALLTEVMAAALAGATLGTNASPFSGTAGGPPRTGQCFIAIDPGVTSRGSFNAIVSELVEAIRFQEGAHLPGDGRRSRRLAARGDGVAVNAATLAKIEALLT, from the coding sequence ATGACCGAGACGCGGACACTCTCGCTTGCCGAAATCGAAGACCTTTCCTTCCGTGCGCTCGTGGCGGCGGGTACGGCGGAAAAGGGCGCCCGGGCGCTGGCGCTGGCCACCGCGGCAACGGAGGCGGACGGGGTCGCCAGTCACGGCCTGGCCTATATCCCGATCTATTGTGAACACGTTCGCTGCGGCAAGGTTGACGGCAAGGCGGAGCCGGTGCTTGCGCGGCCGAGGCCCGGCGTTGTTGCCGTCGATGCTGCGACGGGATTTGCGCACGCCGCGATCGACCTGGGATTTGACACCCTTGTCCCGGCGGCTCGTGAGCAGGGCATCGCCGTTCTGACGATCCGGAACAGCTACAACTGCGGGGTCCTCGGCTATCACACGTTCCGGCTGGCCCAAGAGGGACTGGTCGGGCTCGGATTCACGAATGCACCGGCGTCCATCGCGCCGTCCGGCGGCGCAAAACCCGTCGTCGGCACAAACCCGTTTTCCGTCGCGGTTCCAGGCGCCGATGGTCAGCCCGCGCTGCTGATCGACCAGAGCGCCAGCACGATCGCCAAGAGCGAGGTCATGAAACATGCGCGCGAGGGCAAACCGATCCCGATCGGCTGGGCGCTCGATAGCGAGGGCAATCCGACCACCGACCCCAATGTCGGGCTCAAGGGATCGATGGCGCCGTCGGGCGGCTACAAAGGCGTCGGGATTGCGCTGCTGACGGAAGTCATGGCCGCCGCGCTCGCCGGAGCGACGCTCGGGACAAATGCTTCGCCCTTTTCGGGAACCGCCGGCGGTCCGCCGCGGACAGGGCAGTGCTTCATCGCAATCGACCCGGGCGTGACGTCCAGAGGCAGCTTCAACGCAATTGTATCGGAACTGGTCGAAGCGATCCGGTTTCAGGAGGGAGCACACCTTCCCGGCGACGGGCGGCGGTCCAGGCGATTGGCGGCACGGGGAGACGGCGTTGCCGTCAATGCCGCAACGCTCGCAAAGATCGAAGCCCTTCTCACCTGA
- a CDS encoding DUF3726 domain-containing protein, giving the protein MKRSLNEIEATAKRAARGAGYSWGLAEEASKATRWLCRNGHDGVAALAVLLDKDLADSGDHRPLAAGETWRGARDLCPLMTGAFLSDCARRLRTAPVEMERVAVPLFILPFAANAAAELTCCLTVEMDGHVAETDGDILLCPDMLPDLAEQIRVRARETMSSRRPRSAQMCPDPDSWDRLAVLAHRTYAPATRESRLLGAGAGLSDND; this is encoded by the coding sequence ATGAAACGATCCCTGAACGAGATCGAGGCGACAGCGAAACGTGCCGCACGCGGGGCCGGCTATTCCTGGGGCCTTGCTGAAGAAGCGTCCAAGGCAACCCGCTGGCTTTGCCGCAATGGCCATGACGGTGTCGCCGCGCTTGCCGTGCTGCTTGACAAGGACCTTGCAGATTCAGGGGATCATCGGCCGCTTGCCGCGGGCGAGACCTGGCGCGGCGCAAGAGATCTGTGTCCGCTCATGACGGGCGCATTCCTGTCCGACTGCGCACGCAGGCTACGCACCGCTCCGGTGGAAATGGAACGGGTGGCGGTGCCCTTGTTCATCCTGCCATTCGCAGCGAACGCGGCTGCTGAGCTGACCTGCTGTCTGACGGTCGAGATGGATGGTCATGTTGCGGAGACCGACGGCGACATCCTGCTTTGCCCCGACATGCTCCCGGACCTTGCAGAGCAGATACGTGTTCGCGCGCGCGAAACGATGTCTTCCCGGCGGCCGCGCAGCGCGCAGATGTGCCCTGATCCGGACAGCTGGGACCGGCTTGCGGTGCTCGCGCACCGTACCTACGCGCCGGCTACCCGTGAATCGCGTCTTCTGGGCGCGGGTGCGGGCCTCTCCGACAATGACTGA